CAAGAACACAAAAAACTCCTGCAAATATTGCGCAAATTTGTCCCACAAGATCAAATGTTCTGTATTGCCATAAGACTTTGCTAAAATCGTTGCTCTCTGCTAAATTGGGTGAACCGATGGGCATATTCGGTAAATTTCCAATAAATCCCTTCATAACAAAGAAATCTATCATAATAAATATAACAAAGAACAAAAGGAAAAAGATATTGGTTAATTTGCTCTCTTTTACTCCACCCTGTCTTTTTGTAAGAACGATAGTTGTGATAAATAAAACCGTAATCAACCCCGCAACAACCGAAATCTCAAACACTCCGGCATAAGGTGCGCCCATCCGGAAAAACAAAACCGCCAGAAATATA
The nucleotide sequence above comes from bacterium. Encoded proteins:
- a CDS encoding NADH-quinone oxidoreductase subunit J; this encodes MNIFLLCGLVCFSALAIILHNLLKSAICLGVASIFLAVLFFRMGAPYAGVFEISVVAGLITVLFITTIVLTKRQGGVKESKLTNIFFLLFFVIFIMIDFFVMKGFIGNLPNMPIGSPNLAESNDFSKVLWQYRTFDLVGQICAIFAGVFCVLALFRNKGEK